The genomic segment GCCGCCCCGCACGGCGGTGAGCTGGCCGGTCCCTCCAGCGTCCGGGACTGCCTGGACGACCTGGACGCGTACCGGATCGGGCACGGGGTGCGGGCCGCCGAGGATCCCCGGCTGATGCGGAGGCTGGCGGAGCGCGGGATCACCTGCGAGGTCTGCCCGGCGTCCAACGTGGCGCTGGGGGTCTACGAGAAGCCCGGCGACGTGCCGCTGCGGGCCCTGTTCGAGGCGGGGGTGCCGATGGCGCTCGGCGCGGACGACCCGCTGCTCTTCGGCGCCCGGCTGGCGGACCAGTACGACCTGGTGCGCAAGCACCACGCCTTCAGCGACGAGGAGCTGGCGGAACTCGCCCGGCAGTCGGTGCGCGGCTCGGTGGCACCCGAGGACGTGCGGCGCGGGCTGCTGGACGGGATCGACGGCTGGCTGGCCGCTCCGGCCGCCTGAGCGGCTCGCGGGGCCTCCTCAGAGGCTGACGCCGACCGTCACCGGTTCGTTGACGAGGGTCACGCCGAACGCCTCGCGGACCCCGGCCACGACCTCGCGGGCGAGGGCGAGCAGGTCCTCGGTGGTGGCCTCGCCCCGGTTGGTGAGGGCGAGGGTGTGCTTGGTGGAGATGCGGGCGGGGCCGGTGCCGTACCCCTTGGTGAAACCGGCCTTGTCGATCAGCCAGGCGGCCGAGGTCTTGGTCCGCCCGTCCCCCGCCGGGTAGGCGGGCGGGGCGGTGTCGGGGCCCAGGCGTTCGGCGGCGCGGGCGAGGAGCTCCGCGTACTGCCGCTCGTCGAGCTCCGGGTTGGTGAAGAAGGAGCCGGCGGACCAGGTGTCGTGGTCCTCGGGGTCCAGCACCATGCCCTTGCCCGCGCGCAGCGCGAGGACGGTCTCCCGGGCGGCGGCGGCCGGGACCCGGTCGCCGGGCCCGACGCCGAGGGTGCGGGCCATCTCCGCGTACTTGACGGGCGCCGACAGTCCTCCCGCGTCCTCCAGCTCGAAGCGGACGCGCAGGACGACGTACCGGCCGGGGTGGTGCTTGAAGGTGCTGTGCCGGTAGGAGAAACCGCACGCGGCGTTGGAGAGGGTGACCGTCTCCCCCGAGCGCCGGTCGTAGGCGACGACCTCGCTGATGGTGGCGGCGACCTCCTGGCCGTACGCCCCCACGTTCTGGATCGGCGTGGCACCGGCGGAGCCGGGGATTCCGGCGAGGCACTCGATGCCCGCGAGCCCGGCTTCGACGGTACGGGCGACGGCGTCGGTCCAGACCTCGCCGGCCGCGAGTTCGAGGCGGGTGCCGGTGAGCTCGAAGCCGGTGGTGGCGATGCGCAGGGCGGTGCCGTCGAAGCCCTTGTCGCCGATGACCAGGTTGGAGCCGCCGCCGACGATCAGCAGCGGGGTGCCCGCGTCGTCGGCCTCGCGGACGGCAGCGATCACCTCGGCGTCGGTCGTCGCGGTGACGAGCCGGGTGGCCGGGCCGCCGAGCCGGAAGGTGGTCAGGGGGGCGAGGGGGGCGTCGTGGAGTACCTGCACGGGACCAGAGTACGGGCCCCGGTCCCGCCCGCCCCGACGCTCGGTCGGGGTCGGCGGGACCGGGGCCCGTACGGCGACCGGGACGGCTCTCAGGCCGGGACGCGGACGGCCGGGGTGGCGGACTCGGCCTCCGGCACCGGCGCGCCGGTGCGGCGGCCCGGCACCAGCAGGGCGACCAGCGCGGCGAGCGCCACCACGCCGGCCCCGATCCAGACCGCGGGCACGGTCCCGTCGGTGAACTGCTGCGGGGAGCCGAAGCCGCCCCGCGCGGAGAAGACGGAGGCCAGCACGGCGACCCCGAGGGCGCCGCCGACCTCGCGCAGCGCGTTGTTGGCGCCGGAGGCGATGCCCTGCTCGCCGGGCCGGACGCTCGACATGACGAGTCCGGAGGCGGGGGCGAAGTACATCGCCATGCCGACGCCACCGATGATCAGGCCGGGCAGCTGGGCGGTGTAGGCGACGTCGGGGCTGAGCACCCGGGCGAAGAGCGCGAGGCCCACCGCCTGGAGCGCGAGGCCGGTGACGACGATGGGGCGGCCGCCGAACCGGTCGCTGAGGTAGCCGGCGACCGGCGCGACCAGGATCGGCATACCGGTCCAGGGCAGCATCCGGAGTCCGGCCTCGGTGGGCGAGTAGCCGAGGGCGCTCTGCAGGAACTGGCTGAGCAGGAAGATCGAGCCGAACATCCCGAGGAACATCAGCAGGCTCGCGATGTTGATGCCGAAGAAGGCCCGGCTGCGGAAGAGCCGCATGGGGAGCATCGGGCGCTTCGCCCGGAAGCCGTGGACGACGAAGCCGGCCAGGAGCGCGCTTCCGGCGATCAGACCGGTGAGGACGGGCGCGCTGGTCCAGCCATCGGAGTTGGCGCTGACGAGGGCGTACACGATCCCGAAGAGGCCGGAGCTGACCAGCAGGGTGCCCGGGACGTCGAGCCGGGCGTCGGGGGCGTACGACTCCGTCAGCCGCAGCCGGGCCAGCGGCAGCAGGACGAGGCCCACGGGCACGTTGAGCCAGAAGATCCACTGCCAGGAGATGTGCTCGGTGATGCTGCCGCCGATCAGCGGGCCGCTCGCCACGGCGAGGCCGGTGACCGCGCTGTAGATGCCGAGCACCGCGCCCCGGCGCGCGGCCGGGACGGCGGCCGTGAGCAGCGTGAGGGTGAGCGGCATCATGATCGCGGCGCCGACGCCCTGGACCGCCCGGAAGGCGATGAGTTCGCCGATGCCGGGCGAGAGGGCCGCCGCGGCGGAGGCGCCGGTGAAGACGGAGAGTCCGATGAGGAAGAGCCGGCGGCGGCCGAACCGGTCGCCCAGGGCCGCGCCCATCATCAGGAGGACGGCGAAGGTGAGCGTGTAGGCGTTCACCGTCCATTCGAGCTCCTTCAGCCCGCCGCCGAGGCTCACGCGGATGGACGGCAGGGCCGTGGTCACGACGAGGTTGTCGAGCGCCGCCATGAAGCTGGCGACGCTGGTGACGACGAGAGCCCAGACGGCTCCGCCGCGCAGGGCTGTGGGTGTGG from the Streptomyces sp. NBC_01335 genome contains:
- a CDS encoding DHA2 family efflux MFS transporter permease subunit, with the protein product MHQPTPTALRGGAVWALVVTSVASFMAALDNLVVTTALPSIRVSLGGGLKELEWTVNAYTLTFAVLLMMGAALGDRFGRRRLFLIGLSVFTGASAAAALSPGIGELIAFRAVQGVGAAIMMPLTLTLLTAAVPAARRGAVLGIYSAVTGLAVASGPLIGGSITEHISWQWIFWLNVPVGLVLLPLARLRLTESYAPDARLDVPGTLLVSSGLFGIVYALVSANSDGWTSAPVLTGLIAGSALLAGFVVHGFRAKRPMLPMRLFRSRAFFGINIASLLMFLGMFGSIFLLSQFLQSALGYSPTEAGLRMLPWTGMPILVAPVAGYLSDRFGGRPIVVTGLALQAVGLALFARVLSPDVAYTAQLPGLIIGGVGMAMYFAPASGLVMSSVRPGEQGIASGANNALREVGGALGVAVLASVFSARGGFGSPQQFTDGTVPAVWIGAGVVALAALVALLVPGRRTGAPVPEAESATPAVRVPA
- a CDS encoding UDP-N-acetylmuramate dehydrogenase, with protein sequence MQVLHDAPLAPLTTFRLGGPATRLVTATTDAEVIAAVREADDAGTPLLIVGGGSNLVIGDKGFDGTALRIATTGFELTGTRLELAAGEVWTDAVARTVEAGLAGIECLAGIPGSAGATPIQNVGAYGQEVAATISEVVAYDRRSGETVTLSNAACGFSYRHSTFKHHPGRYVVLRVRFELEDAGGLSAPVKYAEMARTLGVGPGDRVPAAAARETVLALRAGKGMVLDPEDHDTWSAGSFFTNPELDERQYAELLARAAERLGPDTAPPAYPAGDGRTKTSAAWLIDKAGFTKGYGTGPARISTKHTLALTNRGEATTEDLLALAREVVAGVREAFGVTLVNEPVTVGVSL